A single genomic interval of Microbispora sp. ZYX-F-249 harbors:
- a CDS encoding DUF6247 family protein, with the protein MKAVLDEVRGSLDLAPLNAFVHRWWISACDSARDPRGGGRCTAGPNRCWPEDDAPRASHGAKSSPLVEAT; encoded by the coding sequence CTGAAGGCGGTTCTCGACGAAGTGCGGGGCAGCCTCGACCTTGCGCCACTGAACGCGTTCGTTCACCGGTGGTGGATCTCCGCCTGTGATTCAGCACGGGACCCGAGGGGCGGCGGCAGATGCACAGCCGGGCCGAACAGGTGCTGGCCAGAGGACGACGCCCCGAGGGCAAGCCATGGCGCGAAGTCCTCGCCGCTCGTGGAAGCGACGTAG